One part of the Bdellovibrio bacteriovorus genome encodes these proteins:
- a CDS encoding flagellin N-terminal helical domain-containing protein, which produces MGMRVTTNISALNAQRNLVGSQRQINDSMAKLASGSRINKAADDAAGLAISEGLKAQIRSAAQAQRNANDGISMVQTAEGGLNEIGNIVVRLRELGIQAASDTVGETERGMLNKEVQQLKSEMQRIASVTTWGTTKLLDGSSPKFDFQVGLFNNSEEDRISFNASENVATLDALGLSGVDFSTKEGAQEALGMLDNAQTSISGTRANLGALQNRLTSTVDNLGVAQENLSAANSRIRDTDVAQASSEMTRNNILLQAGTSTLAQANQSNQLALKLIG; this is translated from the coding sequence ATGGGAATGAGAGTAACAACAAATATCAGTGCACTGAATGCTCAACGTAACTTGGTCGGTTCTCAAAGACAGATCAACGACTCTATGGCGAAACTTGCTTCCGGCAGCCGCATCAATAAAGCTGCTGACGACGCTGCAGGTTTGGCGATCTCTGAAGGCTTGAAAGCTCAGATCAGATCTGCTGCTCAAGCTCAGCGCAATGCGAACGATGGTATCTCCATGGTTCAAACTGCAGAGGGTGGTCTGAACGAGATCGGTAACATCGTGGTTCGTCTTCGTGAGTTGGGCATCCAGGCTGCTTCTGATACAGTTGGTGAAACAGAGCGTGGCATGTTGAATAAAGAGGTTCAACAGTTGAAATCAGAAATGCAGCGTATTGCTTCTGTAACAACTTGGGGTACTACAAAACTATTGGATGGTTCTTCTCCGAAGTTCGATTTCCAAGTAGGTTTGTTCAACAACTCTGAAGAAGATCGTATCTCCTTCAACGCTTCTGAAAACGTGGCTACTTTGGATGCTCTGGGTCTGTCTGGTGTGGATTTCTCCACTAAAGAAGGCGCTCAGGAAGCTTTGGGTATGCTGGATAATGCACAGACTTCAATCTCTGGAACTCGCGCCAACCTGGGTGCCCTTCAGAACAGATTGACTTCTACAGTGGACAACTTGGGTGTTGCTCAAGAGAACTTGTCTGCAGCTAACAGCCGTATCCGTGACACAGACGTTGCTCAGGCATCTTCCGAGATGACTCGTAACAACATCTTGTTGCAAGCTGGTACATCCACTTTGGCTCAAGCCAACCAGTCCAACCAATTGGCTCTTAAGCTGATCGGTTAA